A region of the Syntrophorhabdus sp. genome:
CACCCTCGTCCTGTCCCCCGCCGTGTCTCCCGAGTTCGTGTAGTGAAGGACCTGTGCCTGTGCCCCCAGCTTCGCCGCCGCCATCATGGAGGCAGCGACCGCCGTCGCGCCGCAGAGCTCGTTCTCCTTCTTCGCCAGCCCGTCGATCAGGCCCGCCGCGTCGAGGCCGGCCACGAGCCTCAAGGTTGACGAATCCATGCTGACCGCTTCGTTGTACGGATGGTAATGGGACATGTCCGAGGAGACGACGAGAAGCACCTTTCCCCTGTGCTGCGTGAGAACCGTGACGAGGGCTCCCGAGAGCGCCTTCACATCCTGTCTTTCCACCATGCCCGTGAGAAGAGGGACGATCTTGAAGCCTTCGAGCGTTCGCTGGATGAAGGGGAGTTGGACCTCGAGGGAGTGCTCCTCGTCAAAGGCACCGGGGTTGTTCTTCACGGCACCGCAGAGGGAGGCCATCTTCCTGCCCATGGCGGTGTCGACAGACACCTTTCCGAGGGGTGTCTCCCAGCTGCCTGACGGGTACAGGGCTATGCCCTTGAAGGAACTGCGATGACTTGATCCAAGGAGGATGACCGTCGTGATGCCCTTTCTCCTGGCGGCGTTGTATGAAAAGGCTGCCGTCTTTCCCGAATAGACATATCCCGCGTGAGGGGCGATAACGGCGAAGACGCCCGGTGGCGCGTCACCCACGCGCTGTGCATCCTTCAGGTACCCGTCCACCAGGGTTTGCAGAGATACCTTGTCCGCGGGGTAGAAAGAGCCTGCGAAGACAGGCTTTCTCACCGGGGCGGCGGATTGCGCGAGCGCCTCGCCTGCCGCCA
Encoded here:
- the amrB gene encoding AmmeMemoRadiSam system protein B, giving the protein MRRTHANKDFTVLALVAALAACVLVLAAGEALAQSAAPVRKPVFAGSFYPADKVSLQTLVDGYLKDAQRVGDAPPGVFAVIAPHAGYVYSGKTAAFSYNAARRKGITTVILLGSSHRSSFKGIALYPSGSWETPLGKVSVDTAMGRKMASLCGAVKNNPGAFDEEHSLEVQLPFIQRTLEGFKIVPLLTGMVERQDVKALSGALVTVLTQHRGKVLLVVSSDMSHYHPYNEAVSMDSSTLRLVAGLDAAGLIDGLAKKENELCGATAVAASMMAAAKLGAQAQVLHYTNSGDTAGDRTRV